One genomic window of Kaistia geumhonensis includes the following:
- a CDS encoding pseudouridine-5'-phosphate glycosidase, which produces MALFDRIRLSPEVAAAAAAGHPLVALETTIVTHGMPWPENVATALGVEEVVRAAGAVPATIAIIDGEIRVGLSADELEALAKMTGVMKLSRADLAFALATRRPGATTVAATMIAAHLAGIRIFATGGIGGVHRGAETSFDVSADLYELAETPVTVVSAGAKALLDIPKTLEVLETLGVPVVTLGQDALPAFWSRDSGLPSPLRLDDAASIATFMATREELGLKGGMLIANPVPEADEIPAAEMRVHIEQATEDAARAGIRAKAVTPFVLGRMLELTGGRSLATNIALVRNNARLAAEIAVALQANDG; this is translated from the coding sequence ATGGCGCTCTTCGACCGCATCCGCCTCTCTCCCGAAGTCGCCGCGGCCGCCGCGGCCGGCCACCCCCTCGTGGCGCTGGAGACGACGATCGTCACGCATGGCATGCCCTGGCCGGAGAATGTCGCCACCGCGCTCGGCGTGGAGGAGGTCGTGCGCGCCGCCGGCGCCGTGCCGGCGACGATCGCGATCATCGACGGCGAGATCCGCGTCGGACTCTCGGCCGACGAGCTGGAGGCGCTGGCCAAGATGACCGGCGTCATGAAGCTCTCGCGCGCCGATCTCGCCTTCGCACTCGCCACACGCCGTCCCGGCGCCACCACGGTCGCCGCGACGATGATCGCGGCGCATCTCGCCGGTATCCGCATCTTCGCGACCGGCGGCATCGGCGGCGTGCATCGCGGCGCGGAGACGAGCTTCGACGTGTCGGCCGATCTCTACGAGCTGGCCGAAACGCCGGTGACCGTGGTTTCGGCCGGCGCGAAGGCGTTGCTCGACATCCCCAAGACACTCGAGGTGCTGGAGACACTCGGCGTTCCGGTGGTGACGTTGGGGCAGGATGCCCTGCCCGCCTTCTGGTCCCGCGACAGCGGTCTTCCCTCTCCGCTACGCCTCGACGATGCCGCCTCCATCGCGACCTTCATGGCAACGCGCGAGGAACTCGGCCTCAAGGGCGGCATGCTGATCGCCAATCCCGTCCCGGAGGCCGACGAGATTCCCGCCGCGGAGATGCGCGTCCATATCGAGCAGGCGACAGAGGATGCCGCGCGGGCCGGGATCCGCGCGAAGGCGGTCACGCCCTTCGTGCTCGGCCGCATGCTGGAACTGACGGGCGGCCGCAGCCTCGCGACCAATATCGCGCTCGTGCGCAACAATGCCCGTCTCGCCGCAGAGATCGCCGTCGCGCTTCAGGCGAACGACGGGTGA
- a CDS encoding class I SAM-dependent methyltransferase: protein MIEGKPSATAYRAAVRRAAHQLLDKPVIFDDPLALTIVGGDRGSAVARDEISRADSAGGAALRAFIAARARFAEDRIAAAVDSGVRHVVVLGAGLDTFAYRNPFADRGVLVYEVDHPATQAWKRQRLQQTQIAVPPSVRYVAVDFSTDRLDEKLAAAGLDTAAPAFFTWLGVVPYLDDAAIASTLGVIAARRGGAELVFDYAEPPDRVGMLQRLAFLTLAGRAAALGEPIVSYFRPDEIEKKLAAFGFSVAANLAGPDLGRLYAGGASALDNAAVGHVLHAVHPSFA from the coding sequence TTGATCGAGGGCAAGCCGAGCGCGACGGCCTACCGAGCTGCAGTGCGGCGGGCGGCGCATCAGTTGCTGGACAAGCCGGTGATCTTCGACGATCCGCTGGCGCTGACGATCGTCGGCGGTGACCGCGGTTCCGCCGTGGCGCGCGACGAGATCAGCCGCGCCGATTCCGCCGGGGGCGCAGCCCTCCGTGCCTTCATCGCCGCGCGCGCCCGCTTCGCCGAGGACCGGATCGCCGCCGCCGTCGATTCCGGCGTGCGCCACGTCGTCGTGCTCGGCGCGGGGCTCGACACCTTCGCCTATCGCAATCCCTTCGCCGACAGGGGCGTGCTCGTCTACGAGGTCGACCATCCGGCGACACAGGCCTGGAAGCGGCAGCGGCTGCAGCAGACGCAAATCGCCGTCCCGCCGAGCGTCCGCTATGTCGCGGTCGACTTCTCAACCGATCGGCTCGACGAGAAGCTTGCGGCCGCCGGGCTCGACACCGCGGCCCCCGCCTTCTTCACCTGGCTCGGAGTGGTTCCCTATCTGGACGACGCGGCAATCGCCTCCACGCTCGGCGTGATCGCGGCACGGCGGGGCGGTGCCGAACTCGTCTTCGACTATGCGGAGCCGCCCGACAGGGTCGGCATGCTGCAGCGTCTCGCCTTCCTGACGCTCGCCGGCCGCGCCGCGGCGCTCGGCGAACCGATCGTCAGCTATTTCCGCCCGGACGAGATCGAGAAGAAGCTCGCGGCGTTCGGATTCTCGGTCGCCGCCAATCTCGCCGGTCCGGATCTCGGCCGCCTCTATGCGGGCGGCGCGTCAGCGCTCGACAATGCCGCGGTCGGCCATGTCCTGCATGCGGTTCACCCGTCGTTCGCCTGA